A portion of the Parambassis ranga chromosome 22, fParRan2.1, whole genome shotgun sequence genome contains these proteins:
- the tc2n gene encoding tandem C2 domains nuclear protein, which translates to MECLKNCCKNFMKTKVQETQVVTLKMPPAPAAEHHQDEGRRGVTEDYLLSKLPPDGREVPFVLPTFKASYIQPRGPHYPSLPPSLQSSARCTYAERKAELLGTSIFTYSPESSFHEGQMAEYASPGSTRRDTLKIRNSCPQSPVWNLKPGSQQQRLCSSMFDLSSPQSHTQRLDSSSSALSSNSSMMGSVESSLDSINLSGDERELGKVCVRLSYQEALEQVWITLVQCSDLNLHLDPLEQHKVGFKAIITLPKPIQFKSTIKGFSQDVSFMETFVFALHLQQLRCSALVLRLQTHHPKKRTVAECVLSMRQLGPQETEHWLDLNTPSKSSVCHSELHLTTCFQPVNARIQLQILAAQNLPASSSPLTHAFFVKVEMHQAGQVVMKKKTRALKASGGQCQWTETFHFLMAALDHAYSLSVKLCSRSSVRRKQCLGQVQLGFNSPVPEAVEQWKDTMAHPEKVVAAWHRLSSS; encoded by the exons ATGGAGTGCCTCAAAAACTGCTGCAAGAACTTCATGAAGACGAAGGTGCAGGAGACTCAAG TGGTCACGCTGAAGATGCCTCCAGCACCAGCTGCTGAACATCATCAAGATGAAGGCAGGAGGGGAGTCACAGAGGATTACCTCCTTTCTAAGCTGCCTCCGGACGGCAGAGAGGTCCCCTTTGTCCTGCCAACATTCAAGGCCTCCTACATCCAACCCAGAGGCCCCCATTACCCCAGCTTACCACCCAGCCTGCAGA GTTCAGCCCGATGCACTTATGCAGAGAGGAAGGCAGAACTGCTGGGCACCAGTATCTTCACTTACAGCCCAGAATCCAGCTTCCATGAGGGGCAGATGGCAGAATACGCTTCTCCTGGTTCGACCCGCAGAGACACCCTGAAGATCAGAAACTCCTGTCCTCAAAGCCCAG TTTGGAATCTGAAGCCGGGCAGCCAGCAGCAGCGACTGtgcagctccatgtttgatctGTCCAGCCCTCAGAGTCACACGCAG CGCTTGGACTCCTCCTCCAGCGCCCTCAGCAGCAACTCCTCCATGATGGGCTCTGTGGAAAGCAGCCTGG ACTCCATCAACTTGTCCGGAGACGAGCGTGAGCTGGGGAAGGTGTGTGTCCGGCTGAGCTACCAGGAGGCTCTGGAGCAGGTGTGGATCACCCTGGTTCAG TGTTCTGACCTAAACCTTCACCTGGATCCTCTGGAGCAACACAAAGTTGGTTTCAAAGCCATCATCACCCTCCCCAAACCCATACAGTTCAAAAGCACGATCAAGGGGTTCAGCCAG GATGTGTCCTTCATGGAGACCTTTGTGTTTGCGCTGCATCTGCAGCAGTTGCGTTGCAGCGCCTTGGTGCTACGGTTGCAAACGCACCATCCCAAGAAGCGCACAGTGGCGGAGTGCGTCCTCTCCATGCGACAGCTTGGACCTCAGGAGACAGAGCACTGGCTTGACCTCAACACTCCATCCAAATCTTCG GTATGTCACTCTGAGCTGCATCTCACCACCTGCTTTCAGCCGGTCAACGCTCGCATACAGCTCCAGATCCTCGCCGCTCAAAACCTTCCAGCATCTTCCTCACCACTCACCCATG CGTTTTTTGTCAAAGTGGAGATGCACCAGGCAGGGCAGGtggtgatgaagaagaagactcGAGCGCTGAAGGCCTCCGGTGGTCAGTGTCAGTGGACGGAGACATTTCACTTCCTGATGGCAGCTTTAGACCACGCCTACTCGCTGTCAGTCAAACTGTGTAGTCGTAGCTCAGTCAGGCGGAAACAGTGTCTTGGACAG GTTCAGCTGGGATTCAACAGCCCCGTCCCGGAGGCCGTGGAGCAGTGGAAGGACACAATGGCTCACCCAGAGAAGGTGGTGGCAGCGTGGCACAGGCTGAGCTCTTCCTAA